A genomic window from Cyprinus carpio isolate SPL01 chromosome B9, ASM1834038v1, whole genome shotgun sequence includes:
- the LOC122138505 gene encoding galactose-specific lectin nattectin-like, producing the protein MAMLRSLLLLFIVFSMGNAEVSLVKKCTYGWTNLGVRCYRFFVQTVTWITADKNCQSLDANLASVHSKIEHDFLMSLLPSSSTRCWFGAHDGEQEAQWLWTDGTPFDYTHNSPEQNYNIGKEDCGELNYENKGWNDEPCLTSLGYVCAKYL; encoded by the exons ATGGCAATGCTGAGAAGCCTTCTGCTTCTTTTCATTGTGTTCTCCATGGGGAACGCAGAag TTAGTTTAGTTAAAAAATGCACTTATGGATGGACAAATCTTGGAGTCCGATGCTACAGGTTCTTCGTTCAGACGGTCACCTGGATCACAGCAGAC AAGAACTGCCAAAGTCTGGATGCAAATCTCGCATCTGTACACAGTAAAATAGAACACGATTTTCTGATGAGTCTGTTGCCTTCTTCTTCCACACGTTGTTGGTTTGGTGCTCATGATGGTGAACAA GAAGCACAGTGGTTGTGGACTGATGGAACTCCGTTTGACTACACCCACAACTCCCCTGAACAAAACTACAACATTGGTAAAGAGGACTGTGGGGAGTTGAACTACGAAA ATAAAGGTTGGAACGATGAACCCTGTTTAACCTCCCTGGGTTATGTTTGTGCTAAATACCTGTAA